In Nonomuraea sp. NBC_00507, the following are encoded in one genomic region:
- a CDS encoding TolB family protein, which translates to MRHPSATAALLAAAALGGLGLVPGAAHARTAPPVARAAWVKSCYDKKEGDSFPCGHWRLLWRDGKQTTVRDAAITTIDAAGEDVRESGTFAISGDGRVLAYERAGDHRLVVRSAAGGPATVLPKSAVPKGVGTDEIGVELSPAGDKVLIDYLDDPTRLPTKVITVATGKITTLPAADTILGFSGDGDEVLATRLQRDNTTAMYAYRLDGGAPITSTPPQVVANALAHALAPDGKTVATFTTGDTHTKRPPRVRIYDLDTGDLSAAADLPVSPGALPYGPWWSADGRLNVVVQSGEDGQPAVIRVLTVDPHSREATQADTYTISKTRHAYFAAGE; encoded by the coding sequence ATGAGGCATCCCTCAGCGACCGCCGCGCTCCTGGCGGCGGCCGCCCTCGGCGGGCTGGGACTCGTACCCGGCGCCGCCCACGCGCGGACCGCGCCCCCGGTGGCCCGCGCCGCCTGGGTCAAGTCCTGCTACGACAAGAAGGAAGGCGACTCCTTCCCCTGCGGCCACTGGCGGCTGCTGTGGCGCGACGGCAAGCAGACGACCGTCCGCGACGCCGCCATCACCACGATCGACGCTGCGGGCGAGGACGTCCGTGAGTCCGGCACGTTCGCGATCAGCGGGGACGGGCGGGTGCTCGCCTACGAACGGGCCGGCGACCACCGCCTGGTCGTCCGCTCGGCCGCCGGCGGCCCGGCGACGGTGCTGCCCAAGTCGGCCGTGCCCAAGGGCGTCGGCACCGACGAGATCGGCGTCGAGCTGTCACCCGCGGGGGACAAGGTCCTGATCGACTATCTGGACGATCCCACCCGTCTGCCCACTAAGGTCATCACGGTCGCCACCGGCAAGATCACTACGTTGCCCGCCGCGGACACGATTCTCGGCTTCAGCGGCGACGGCGACGAGGTGCTGGCCACCCGCCTCCAGCGCGACAACACCACGGCCATGTACGCCTACCGCCTCGACGGCGGCGCCCCCATCACGAGCACGCCTCCCCAGGTCGTCGCGAACGCCCTCGCGCACGCGCTGGCCCCTGACGGCAAGACCGTGGCGACGTTCACGACGGGCGACACGCACACGAAGCGGCCGCCCAGGGTGCGGATCTACGACCTGGATACCGGGGATCTCTCGGCCGCCGCCGACCTGCCCGTCAGTCCCGGCGCGCTGCCGTACGGTCCGTGGTGGAGCGCGGACGGGCGGCTCAACGTGGTCGTGCAGAGCGGCGAGGACGGGCAACCGGCGGTGATACGGGTGCTCACCGTCGACCCGCACTCCCGGGAGGCCACGCAGGCCGACACGTACACGATCAGCAAGACCAGGCACGCCTACTTCGCCGCGGGGGAGTGA
- a CDS encoding VOC family protein — MLTTHYLPGTPCWIDVNSPDVDRCAAFYTGLFGWQTITLGPEHRDYRLCQVDGRTVAGISHATEDNPAAAWLTYFRTPDADTAAKTIEQAGGTVVAPPRDIEGQGRMAVFADPAGARFAVWQPGETKGLGMVTEPGSLAWAELYVPDLAAARSFYQAVFGWAIRDLPMGDLSYPVITPAGGGEETSMAGLAQLEPGDTPYWLPYFEVPDCDATVAMAQQLGGTVRAPSMNVEDVGRMAFLTDPHGARFAVITSSA, encoded by the coding sequence ATGCTCACCACGCACTACCTGCCGGGCACCCCCTGCTGGATCGACGTCAACAGCCCCGACGTCGACCGTTGCGCGGCCTTCTACACCGGGCTGTTCGGCTGGCAGACGATCACGCTCGGGCCTGAGCACAGGGACTACCGCCTCTGCCAGGTCGACGGCAGGACGGTCGCCGGGATAAGCCACGCCACCGAGGACAACCCGGCCGCGGCCTGGCTGACGTACTTCCGGACCCCCGACGCCGACACCGCCGCCAAGACGATCGAGCAGGCGGGCGGCACGGTGGTCGCGCCGCCGCGCGACATCGAGGGGCAGGGCCGGATGGCGGTGTTCGCGGATCCGGCGGGAGCCAGGTTCGCCGTGTGGCAGCCGGGCGAGACCAAGGGGCTCGGGATGGTCACGGAGCCGGGTTCGCTCGCCTGGGCGGAGCTCTACGTCCCCGACCTCGCCGCCGCGCGCTCCTTCTACCAGGCCGTCTTCGGGTGGGCCATCCGTGACCTGCCGATGGGCGACCTGTCCTACCCCGTGATCACCCCCGCCGGGGGCGGCGAGGAGACGTCCATGGCCGGGCTCGCCCAGCTGGAGCCGGGCGACACCCCGTACTGGCTGCCTTACTTCGAGGTGCCGGACTGCGACGCCACGGTGGCCATGGCGCAGCAGCTCGGCGGCACGGTGCGGGCTCCGTCGATGAACGTGGAGGACGTCGGGCGCATGGCGTTCCTGACCGACCCGCACGGCGCCCGTTTCGCGGTCATCACCAGCTCGGCGTGA
- a CDS encoding MFS transporter, protein MSSSAQQTRRVILASLIGTSLEWYDFFLYTTAATLVFPKLFFPGLDPFNATLASLTTNAVAFVARPLGGVVFGHFGDRVGRKTVLVVTLLVMGVSTFLIGVLPGYASVGVIAPILLALLRFVQGLGLGGEWGGAVIMSLEHGDGRRRGFNASWPQVGVPAGYVLATGLLTLLSFVQSDTAFLSWGWRVPFLLSGALVFVGLWVRLKITESPLFAEVEQQGAKAKMPLLEVLRTHPRALLSAFTARIGVDVAFYTFTAYIIVYITGQLDLPRSYALNAVLIGSALQLALIPLFGALSDRVGRRPVYFGGVVGAAVWVFAFFPLLETKSFPLIALAAVAALITHAAMYGPQAAFIAELFSTRLRYSGASMGYQVAGIVGGALAPIIALQLFQTYQTTVAVSIYVVIALAVTTLGLAIAPETRDLDLAAETKPAPRPGIPGQVGPFA, encoded by the coding sequence ATGTCAAGCTCCGCGCAACAGACCCGGCGGGTGATCCTCGCCAGCCTGATCGGCACGTCGCTGGAGTGGTACGACTTCTTCCTCTACACGACGGCCGCGACGCTGGTCTTCCCCAAGTTGTTCTTCCCCGGGCTCGACCCGTTCAACGCGACGCTGGCGTCGCTGACCACCAATGCCGTGGCGTTCGTCGCCAGGCCGCTGGGCGGCGTGGTGTTCGGCCACTTCGGCGACCGGGTGGGCCGCAAGACCGTGCTGGTGGTGACGCTGCTGGTGATGGGCGTCTCGACGTTCCTCATCGGCGTGCTGCCCGGCTACGCGAGCGTGGGCGTGATCGCGCCGATCCTGCTGGCGCTGCTGCGCTTCGTTCAGGGACTCGGACTCGGCGGCGAGTGGGGCGGCGCGGTGATCATGTCGCTGGAGCACGGCGACGGGCGGCGGCGCGGGTTCAACGCCAGCTGGCCGCAGGTCGGTGTGCCGGCCGGGTACGTGCTGGCCACCGGCCTGCTCACCCTCCTGTCATTCGTCCAGTCGGACACGGCGTTCCTGTCGTGGGGCTGGCGGGTGCCGTTCCTGCTGTCGGGCGCGCTGGTGTTCGTGGGCCTGTGGGTGCGGCTGAAGATCACCGAGTCGCCGTTGTTCGCCGAGGTCGAGCAGCAAGGCGCCAAGGCGAAGATGCCGCTGCTGGAGGTGCTGCGGACGCACCCGCGCGCGCTGCTGTCCGCCTTCACCGCGCGGATCGGGGTGGACGTGGCGTTCTACACCTTCACCGCGTACATCATCGTCTACATCACCGGCCAGCTGGACCTTCCGCGCTCGTACGCGCTGAACGCGGTCCTCATCGGCTCGGCGCTGCAGCTGGCGCTGATCCCGCTGTTCGGGGCGCTGTCGGACCGGGTGGGGCGGCGGCCGGTCTACTTCGGGGGCGTCGTGGGCGCGGCGGTGTGGGTGTTCGCGTTCTTCCCACTGCTCGAAACGAAGTCGTTCCCGCTGATCGCGCTGGCCGCCGTGGCCGCGCTGATCACGCACGCCGCGATGTACGGGCCGCAGGCCGCGTTCATCGCCGAGCTGTTCAGCACCCGGCTGCGTTACAGCGGGGCCTCCATGGGCTATCAGGTGGCCGGCATCGTGGGCGGCGCCCTGGCGCCGATCATCGCGCTCCAGCTGTTCCAGACGTACCAGACCACAGTCGCGGTGTCGATCTACGTGGTCATCGCCCTGGCCGTCACCACCTTGGGCCTGGCCATCGCGCCGGAGACCCGCGACCTCGACCTCGCCGCAGAGACGAAGCCCGCGCCGCGCCCCGGGATCCCCGGCCAGGTCGGGCCGTTCGCCTGA
- a CDS encoding MFS transporter encodes MKPFYVRELGVYPVGRRRIFLLAIAVLASLVANFETTIATILPLLMEDLGMSLTVYGQIAALSVLVGGLSAGFGGILSDRWGRVTILVPTLTITAACNFLLATVDSVAGLFWIRCLMLFIEGAGITITASLVRDFSPRLGRAQAFAFWTWGPVGASFLASFIAGFTLPLFGNAWQSQAIIMGVVSLGMCGVIIWKIAEPSAALRAEVLESEMAVQAEGRTQHGRVRELFRHPHLWAHVLGNTGWQVLYWTFAIFGQTILTGAFGMDPAAANRVVALGIVLNAVAVVIVGRVSDRIQLRKPFTAVGTLLTVAMLVYFITLIGPGVPAAQVTVVYALLYLFMGVAYVPWMANFSENAEDVESRLQGSALGIWGMVVRVMIVVLLVVSPLVVESGGWQTWLGVALAGQVVFLVSMVAFKGRWRTALSVPAAQPAADSPGPTP; translated from the coding sequence ATGAAGCCGTTCTATGTCCGCGAGCTGGGCGTTTACCCGGTCGGTCGCCGCCGGATCTTCCTGCTGGCGATCGCGGTCCTGGCGAGTCTGGTGGCCAACTTCGAGACCACGATCGCCACCATCCTGCCCCTCCTCATGGAGGACCTGGGCATGTCGCTCACCGTCTACGGGCAGATCGCCGCGCTGTCGGTGCTCGTGGGCGGGCTCTCGGCCGGTTTCGGGGGCATCCTGTCCGACCGGTGGGGGCGGGTCACGATCCTGGTGCCCACCCTGACCATCACGGCCGCCTGCAACTTCCTGCTCGCCACCGTGGACTCGGTGGCCGGCCTGTTCTGGATCCGCTGCCTGATGTTGTTCATCGAGGGCGCGGGGATCACGATCACCGCCTCGCTCGTCCGGGACTTCTCGCCGCGGCTGGGCCGGGCGCAGGCGTTCGCGTTCTGGACGTGGGGTCCCGTCGGGGCGTCGTTCCTGGCCTCGTTCATCGCGGGGTTCACGCTGCCGCTGTTCGGCAACGCGTGGCAGTCGCAGGCGATCATCATGGGCGTCGTGTCGCTGGGTATGTGCGGCGTCATCATCTGGAAGATCGCCGAGCCGTCGGCGGCGCTGCGGGCCGAGGTGCTCGAGTCCGAGATGGCCGTGCAGGCCGAGGGGCGGACCCAGCACGGCCGGGTACGTGAGCTGTTCCGGCATCCGCACCTGTGGGCCCACGTCCTCGGCAACACCGGCTGGCAGGTCCTCTACTGGACGTTCGCGATCTTCGGCCAGACCATACTGACGGGCGCGTTCGGCATGGACCCGGCGGCGGCCAACCGGGTGGTGGCGCTGGGCATCGTGCTCAACGCCGTGGCCGTGGTCATCGTGGGCCGGGTCTCGGACCGCATCCAGCTGCGCAAGCCGTTCACCGCCGTGGGCACCCTGCTGACCGTGGCGATGCTCGTGTACTTCATCACCCTGATCGGCCCGGGCGTCCCGGCGGCACAGGTGACGGTCGTGTACGCACTGCTCTACCTGTTCATGGGCGTCGCGTACGTGCCGTGGATGGCCAACTTCTCCGAGAACGCCGAGGACGTCGAATCCCGGCTGCAGGGCTCGGCCCTCGGCATCTGGGGCATGGTCGTCCGCGTCATGATCGTGGTGCTGCTCGTGGTCTCGCCGCTGGTGGTGGAGTCCGGCGGCTGGCAGACGTGGCTCGGTGTGGCGCTCGCCGGACAGGTCGTGTTCCTGGTCTCGATGGTGGCCTTCAAGGGCAGATGGCGTACGGCGCTCAGCGTGCCTGCAGCACAACCGGCCGCGGATTCCCCGGGGCCCACACCGTGA
- a CDS encoding sulfotransferase family protein: MTVVSLGMNWQRKVNKALVRFTGFQIERAGKEPSAPPVPDVRPPADPLTDRLLEAPVFLLSPVRSGSTLLRSILNAHSALHAPHELHVRRLKVSFETSLASKAMAALGHNQADLEHLLWDRVLHRELVRSGKRHVVDKTPANAFVYQRIATCWPDARFIFLLRHPASIATSWHEASPDKRTPDEAALDALRYMKAVQRARKALPGLTVKYEELSAEPERVTREICAFLGLEWEPEMLSYGKQSVIQKGLGDWRDKIRSGTVQPARELPAEHEIPDALKPISRTWGYIS; this comes from the coding sequence GTGACGGTAGTCTCGCTCGGCATGAACTGGCAGCGCAAGGTGAACAAAGCGCTGGTCAGGTTCACCGGATTCCAGATCGAACGGGCCGGGAAAGAGCCGTCGGCCCCTCCCGTTCCCGACGTCCGACCGCCCGCGGATCCGCTGACCGACCGGCTGCTCGAAGCCCCCGTGTTCCTCCTGTCCCCCGTGCGGTCCGGCTCGACGCTCCTGCGGTCGATACTGAACGCCCACTCGGCGCTGCACGCTCCTCATGAGTTGCACGTACGACGCCTGAAGGTGAGTTTCGAGACGAGCCTGGCGTCGAAGGCGATGGCGGCGCTCGGCCACAACCAGGCCGATCTGGAGCATCTGCTGTGGGACCGCGTCCTGCACCGGGAGCTGGTCCGCAGCGGCAAACGGCACGTCGTGGACAAGACACCCGCCAACGCCTTCGTCTACCAGCGCATCGCGACGTGCTGGCCCGACGCCCGCTTCATCTTCCTGCTGCGCCACCCCGCCTCGATCGCCACGTCCTGGCACGAGGCCAGCCCCGACAAGCGCACTCCCGACGAGGCCGCACTGGACGCGCTGCGGTACATGAAGGCCGTGCAGCGGGCCAGGAAGGCACTGCCCGGCCTGACCGTCAAGTACGAGGAGCTCAGCGCCGAGCCGGAGCGCGTCACCCGGGAGATCTGCGCGTTCCTGGGCCTGGAGTGGGAGCCGGAGATGCTCTCCTACGGCAAGCAGAGCGTGATCCAGAAAGGGCTCGGCGACTGGCGCGACAAGATCCGATCCGGCACCGTGCAGCCCGCCCGCGAACTGCCCGCCGAGCACGAGATCCCGGACGCGCTCAAGCCGATTTCCCGTACCTGGGGGTACATCTCGTGA
- a CDS encoding alpha-ketoglutarate-dependent dioxygenase AlkB: MTAAFQASLLGLDEELGVGPLGAAVRRTQLAHGAWIDLRPGWLSGADTLFERLAEVVPWRAERRRMYDRVVDVPRLLKFYDEDETLPDPVLDDARRALNAHYGEELGEPFRTAGLCFYRDGRDSVAWHGDTIGRGSTEDTMVAIVSVGCPRPLLLRPRGGGPSIRRDLGHGDLIVMGGSCQRTWEHAIPKTTRPTGPRISIQFRPRGVR, from the coding sequence ATGACAGCCGCGTTCCAAGCATCTCTGCTGGGTCTGGACGAAGAGCTCGGCGTCGGGCCGCTCGGCGCCGCAGTCCGCAGGACGCAGCTCGCCCACGGCGCCTGGATCGATCTGCGGCCGGGCTGGCTGTCGGGTGCCGACACGTTGTTCGAGAGGCTCGCCGAGGTGGTGCCGTGGCGGGCCGAGCGGCGGAGGATGTACGACCGGGTGGTGGACGTGCCCCGGCTGCTGAAGTTCTACGACGAGGACGAGACCCTGCCGGACCCGGTGCTCGACGACGCCCGGCGCGCGTTGAACGCCCATTACGGCGAGGAGCTCGGGGAGCCGTTCCGCACGGCCGGGCTTTGCTTCTACCGGGACGGCCGTGACAGCGTGGCCTGGCACGGGGACACCATCGGCCGGGGAAGCACCGAGGACACGATGGTGGCGATCGTCTCGGTCGGCTGCCCCAGGCCCCTTCTGCTCCGTCCGCGCGGCGGCGGCCCCTCGATCCGGCGTGACCTCGGCCACGGGGATCTGATCGTGATGGGCGGCAGCTGCCAACGCACGTGGGAGCACGCCATCCCGAAGACGACCCGCCCCACGGGGCCGCGCATCAGCATCCAATTCCGTCCCCGCGGCGTCCGCTGA
- a CDS encoding D-alanyl-D-alanine carboxypeptidase family protein yields MAGIVALVTGLAAPAHASASPLLPVTAVDAPTMYGRAAYLLDASSGEVLFEDNSAERMPIASLTKTMTAYVVLKTAKPTDVVEIAPADVAYAEDGGGTTADLRAGDRLTVDELLYGLMLPSGADAAHALARTYGPGVGGFVTKMNATARQLGMTDTRYVNADGLPMPGGDGYSTARDQALLAAKALELPLIKETAGTRYHSLDANDEHRSYSWRNTNRLLRTTPDAIGLKTGFTRAAGFCLAFASEQDGRRLVGVLLGESDSSRRFATAEELLTWGASRQSA; encoded by the coding sequence TTGGCAGGCATTGTTGCCCTGGTCACAGGGCTCGCCGCGCCCGCACACGCGAGCGCGTCGCCGCTCCTTCCCGTCACCGCCGTCGACGCCCCCACGATGTACGGCCGCGCCGCCTACCTGCTCGACGCCTCCTCCGGCGAGGTGTTGTTCGAGGACAACAGCGCCGAGCGCATGCCGATCGCCAGCCTCACCAAGACGATGACGGCCTATGTCGTGCTGAAGACCGCCAAGCCGACGGACGTGGTCGAGATCGCTCCCGCCGACGTCGCCTACGCCGAGGACGGCGGCGGCACCACCGCGGACCTGCGCGCCGGCGACCGCCTCACGGTGGACGAGCTCCTGTACGGCCTGATGCTGCCCTCTGGAGCCGATGCCGCGCACGCCCTGGCCCGCACCTACGGCCCCGGCGTCGGCGGCTTCGTCACCAAGATGAACGCGACCGCCCGCCAGCTCGGCATGACCGACACCCGGTACGTCAACGCCGACGGCCTCCCCATGCCGGGCGGCGACGGCTACTCCACCGCGCGCGACCAGGCCCTGCTGGCTGCCAAGGCGCTGGAGCTCCCGCTGATCAAGGAGACGGCCGGCACCCGGTACCACTCGCTGGACGCCAACGATGAGCACCGCTCGTACAGCTGGCGCAACACCAACCGGCTCCTGCGGACGACGCCGGACGCGATCGGGCTGAAGACCGGGTTCACCCGGGCGGCCGGGTTCTGCCTGGCGTTCGCGAGTGAGCAGGACGGGCGGCGCCTGGTAGGCGTGCTGCTCGGGGAGTCCGACTCCAGCCGCCGCTTCGCCACGGCCGAGGAGTTGCTGACCTGGGGCGCGAGCCGCCAGTCCGCCTGA
- a CDS encoding DUF2203 domain-containing protein codes for MDRIFTVDEARSLLPGVIEDARVVIAARADLAEITFDRQARGGSELGGIPEMKALEARIEEILSGWTGLGIEVKGIAPVLVDFPAVLDEVSVRLCWIEGERELAWYHRTDLGFAGRRPLP; via the coding sequence ATGGACCGGATCTTCACCGTCGACGAGGCCCGCTCCCTGCTGCCCGGTGTGATCGAGGACGCCCGCGTGGTGATCGCCGCCCGCGCCGACCTCGCCGAGATCACCTTCGATCGGCAGGCCAGAGGCGGCTCCGAGCTCGGCGGCATTCCCGAGATGAAGGCGCTCGAGGCCCGCATCGAGGAGATCCTCAGCGGGTGGACCGGCTTGGGGATCGAGGTCAAGGGCATCGCGCCGGTGCTGGTCGACTTCCCCGCGGTGCTCGACGAGGTGTCGGTGCGCCTGTGCTGGATCGAGGGGGAGCGGGAGCTCGCCTGGTACCACCGTACGGACCTGGGCTTCGCCGGCCGCCGTCCGCTCCCATAA
- a CDS encoding WD40/YVTN/BNR-like repeat-containing protein, producing MRLRIALSALSATLVLAAAAPFPAHAGPPRLGWELKETGVTARLRGLSPVSRDVVWASGSGGTVLRTVDGGRTWQNVSPPDTAALQFRDIEAFDARRAVALSIGEGTDSRVYRTEDGGQTWTETFRNDEPRAFYDCLAFFDPRHGLAMSDPVDGRFRILATEDGGRSWRVLPSDGMPEALPGEAGFAASGQCLVTAGGRDVWLAGGGAERARVFHSGDRGRTWTVADTPIPAGDPARGVFALAFRDRHRGIAVGGDFRPDQQSPSAGAVTRDGGATWQPAAAPPPAYRSGVTWLPYPPFAAVAVGPSGSDVTYSGGRSWETFDGGSFDTVSCARDGACWASGEQGRVAKLTLQ from the coding sequence ATGAGGCTTCGAATCGCGTTGAGCGCGCTGTCAGCGACCCTCGTCCTCGCGGCGGCGGCCCCGTTCCCCGCCCACGCCGGCCCGCCACGGCTCGGCTGGGAGCTCAAGGAGACCGGGGTGACCGCGCGCCTGCGTGGCCTGTCGCCCGTCAGCCGCGACGTGGTCTGGGCCTCCGGCTCGGGTGGCACGGTGCTGAGGACCGTGGACGGCGGCCGGACGTGGCAGAACGTGTCGCCGCCCGACACCGCCGCCCTGCAGTTCCGCGACATCGAGGCGTTCGACGCGCGCCGGGCCGTGGCGCTGTCCATTGGCGAGGGGACGGACTCGCGGGTCTACCGTACGGAGGACGGCGGGCAGACCTGGACGGAGACGTTCAGAAACGACGAGCCTCGGGCGTTCTACGACTGCCTGGCGTTCTTCGATCCCCGGCACGGGCTGGCCATGAGCGACCCCGTGGACGGCAGGTTCCGGATCCTGGCCACGGAGGACGGCGGGCGGAGCTGGCGGGTGCTGCCTTCTGACGGCATGCCGGAGGCGCTGCCGGGCGAGGCCGGGTTCGCGGCCAGCGGGCAGTGCCTGGTCACGGCCGGCGGCCGGGACGTGTGGCTGGCCGGCGGCGGGGCCGAGCGGGCGCGGGTGTTCCACTCGGGAGATCGAGGACGTACGTGGACGGTCGCCGACACGCCGATCCCTGCCGGAGACCCCGCGCGGGGCGTGTTCGCGCTGGCCTTCCGGGACCGGCACCGCGGCATCGCGGTCGGCGGCGACTTCCGGCCGGACCAGCAGTCACCCAGCGCGGGAGCGGTGACCAGGGACGGCGGCGCCACCTGGCAGCCCGCCGCCGCGCCGCCCCCGGCGTACCGCTCGGGGGTGACGTGGCTGCCGTACCCGCCGTTCGCCGCTGTCGCGGTGGGGCCGTCCGGCAGTGATGTGACGTATTCGGGCGGACGGAGCTGGGAGACGTTCGACGGCGGGTCGTTCGACACGGTGTCATGCGCGCGGGACGGGGCTTGCTGGGCGTCGGGCGAACAGGGCCGCGTCGCCAAGCTGACTCTGCAGTAG
- a CDS encoding glycosyltransferase family 4 protein gives MKIRYLMLHAYGMGGTIRTIVNQANAMAAAGHEVELVSVVRRRDRPRFALDPRITITTLVDQRGGRRPDSIGRRAWRRMRGKVVPRGEFAADYFTERVEWAAMDYCAKLRDGILVTNRPALNLISARRTPKSVIRVAQEHMNLSAYPDTIRREIARHYGRFDAITVLTGTNRLEYQRLLPATPIVQIPNAVHRVDQNRSRQANPVVVAAGRLVPQKGFDLLIAAFAQVVAEHPDWRLRIFGTGPRKSQLSGLVEQYGLREHVALPGRTDRLERELTEASVYALSSRVEGLPMVMIEAMTHALPVVAFDCPTGPRDVLSDGVDGVLVPPRDVDALAGALKRVVADRQLRVRMGKEAAKTSRAYAPELVMPLWEDLFSELMQGERVTDSFWSGSR, from the coding sequence GTGAAGATCCGCTATCTCATGCTGCACGCGTACGGCATGGGCGGCACCATTCGCACGATCGTCAACCAGGCGAACGCGATGGCCGCGGCGGGACACGAGGTGGAGCTGGTCAGCGTGGTACGCCGGCGCGACAGGCCGCGGTTCGCGCTGGACCCGCGGATCACGATCACCACGCTGGTGGACCAGCGTGGTGGGCGCCGGCCCGACTCCATCGGGCGCAGGGCCTGGCGCCGGATGCGCGGCAAGGTCGTGCCACGGGGCGAGTTCGCGGCCGACTACTTCACCGAGCGGGTGGAATGGGCGGCCATGGACTACTGCGCCAAGCTGCGCGACGGCATCCTGGTCACCAACCGGCCGGCGCTGAACCTGATCTCCGCCCGCCGTACCCCCAAGAGCGTCATCAGGGTCGCCCAGGAGCACATGAACCTGTCGGCCTACCCCGACACCATCCGCAGGGAGATCGCCCGCCACTACGGGCGGTTCGACGCGATCACCGTGCTGACGGGGACGAACCGGCTCGAATACCAGCGGCTGCTCCCCGCGACGCCGATCGTGCAGATCCCGAACGCCGTGCACAGGGTCGATCAGAACCGTTCCCGTCAGGCCAACCCCGTCGTGGTCGCGGCCGGCCGGCTGGTGCCGCAGAAGGGGTTCGACCTGCTCATCGCGGCCTTCGCCCAAGTGGTGGCCGAGCATCCGGACTGGCGGCTGCGCATCTTCGGCACCGGGCCGCGCAAGAGCCAGCTGAGCGGGCTCGTCGAGCAGTACGGGCTGCGCGAGCACGTGGCGCTGCCCGGGCGTACCGACCGGCTGGAACGGGAGCTGACCGAGGCCTCCGTGTACGCGCTGAGCTCGCGGGTCGAGGGGCTGCCCATGGTGATGATCGAGGCCATGACGCACGCACTGCCGGTGGTGGCGTTCGACTGCCCGACCGGGCCGCGGGACGTGCTGAGCGACGGCGTGGACGGGGTGCTGGTGCCGCCCCGGGACGTGGACGCGCTGGCCGGGGCGCTGAAGCGAGTCGTCGCGGATCGTCAGCTGCGGGTGCGAATGGGGAAAGAGGCGGCGAAAACGTCTCGGGCGTACGCGCCGGAACTCGTGATGCCCTTGTGGGAGGATTTGTTCTCTGAGCTGATGCAGGGCGAGCGCGTGACGGACAGTTTCTGGAGCGGCAGCAGGTAG
- a CDS encoding GntR family transcriptional regulator, producing the protein MDDVVADLSQDRPRLGRSSTAERVADILRDRISEGFFRPGQRLSEEAISEGLGVSRNTLREAFRLLGHERLLDHKLNRGVFVCLPSVEDVLDLYRVRRVLEGAAVRRPASPRALTVVREAMRDAERAAAKDDWLGVGTANIRFHQALVSLNDSPRIDELMRQLLAELRLVFHVMENPRAFHEPFVDRNRTLLELIEAGKPEEAAAYLDDYLDHAQELLVQAYEPNR; encoded by the coding sequence GTGGATGACGTCGTCGCTGATCTCTCCCAGGACCGGCCCCGGCTGGGACGCAGCAGCACGGCCGAGCGGGTGGCCGACATCCTGCGCGACCGCATCAGCGAGGGTTTCTTCCGCCCCGGCCAGCGGCTGTCGGAGGAGGCCATCTCCGAAGGGCTCGGCGTGTCACGCAACACGCTGCGGGAGGCGTTCCGGCTGCTCGGGCACGAGCGGCTGCTCGACCACAAGCTCAACAGGGGCGTGTTCGTGTGCCTGCCGTCCGTCGAGGACGTGCTCGACCTCTACCGGGTGCGCCGCGTGCTGGAGGGCGCGGCGGTGCGCCGTCCGGCATCGCCGCGGGCGCTGACCGTGGTCAGAGAGGCCATGCGGGACGCCGAGCGGGCCGCCGCCAAGGATGACTGGCTGGGGGTCGGCACCGCCAACATCCGCTTCCATCAGGCGCTCGTGTCGCTCAACGACAGCCCGAGGATCGACGAGCTCATGCGCCAGCTGCTGGCCGAGCTGCGCCTGGTCTTCCACGTGATGGAGAACCCACGGGCCTTCCACGAGCCGTTCGTCGACCGCAACCGCACGCTGCTCGAGCTGATCGAGGCCGGCAAGCCGGAGGAGGCCGCGGCCTATCTGGACGACTATCTGGACCACGCGCAAGAGCTGCTCGTCCAAGCGTACGAGCCGAACCGCTAA